A region of Acidisarcina sp. DNA encodes the following proteins:
- the mreC gene encoding rod shape-determining protein MreC has protein sequence MESFFSRYKNVLVLIAVLLAQVVGLAVQVRRPIPGAPETGQVRLIRYWVVSLISPPERWVHSMGGGLRGVWSNYAYLRGVRQQNQDLKAEVNRLRIEQAGLAEDARQGQRLQQLLSFKEHYISTTQPAQVIGTAGSDVAHVLYIDKGSNDGLKPDMPVITPDGIVGKIRDVFPDTSQLLIISDQTSGAGVMLETSRIRGVLRGNSLGQPQIVNVAPDEQIKVGDRVLTSGGDGVFPRGLPVGVVERKVPDPDHDGYLALVVKPAANLTRLEEVLVITGVNDKMPAAEQRDLAQSAIEAASQKRAADILSERLPGLKDPNAPPTAPDATPEAPGGDPGRPPRPGVPLHPDRFSPATIPSANTMTPGGQTPRPASGTGAGSSTTGKSLNSAGTSAKTPGAGTTGSTGAGSATGSATGSATGSAGAASKTASGTGTKSVGKPSQAPASEGTATRKPGAVSPEGSAPKPVQPKPAQHRPEQSNPANPAQPKPRPEQTRPQTAAPDAATPPGGRL, from the coding sequence GCGTCCCATTCCGGGCGCGCCGGAGACCGGGCAGGTCCGGCTGATTCGCTATTGGGTGGTGAGCCTGATCTCGCCCCCCGAGCGCTGGGTTCACTCCATGGGCGGCGGTTTGCGCGGCGTGTGGTCGAATTATGCCTATCTGCGCGGCGTGCGCCAGCAGAACCAGGATCTCAAGGCAGAAGTGAATCGCCTGCGGATTGAACAGGCGGGACTTGCCGAAGACGCGCGCCAGGGCCAGCGCCTGCAGCAACTGCTTTCCTTCAAGGAGCACTACATCTCCACCACGCAACCGGCGCAGGTAATCGGCACCGCGGGCTCCGACGTGGCGCATGTGCTCTACATCGACAAGGGATCCAACGACGGTCTGAAGCCGGATATGCCGGTCATCACTCCCGACGGCATTGTGGGCAAGATTCGCGATGTCTTTCCCGACACCTCTCAGTTATTGATCATCTCCGACCAGACAAGCGGAGCAGGCGTGATGCTCGAGACCTCGCGGATTCGGGGCGTTCTTCGGGGCAACTCGCTGGGCCAGCCGCAGATCGTCAACGTCGCGCCAGATGAACAGATCAAGGTGGGCGATCGTGTCCTGACCAGCGGCGGGGATGGCGTGTTTCCGCGAGGCTTGCCGGTTGGAGTCGTGGAGCGCAAGGTTCCCGATCCCGACCATGACGGCTACCTTGCGCTTGTGGTCAAGCCCGCCGCCAACCTGACACGGTTGGAAGAGGTGCTGGTGATTACCGGCGTGAACGATAAGATGCCTGCGGCAGAACAGCGCGACCTGGCCCAAAGTGCGATTGAAGCAGCATCCCAGAAGCGCGCCGCCGATATCCTCTCCGAACGCCTGCCGGGCCTGAAGGACCCCAACGCGCCGCCCACGGCACCCGATGCAACGCCGGAAGCGCCAGGAGGCGACCCGGGCCGTCCCCCCAGGCCGGGTGTGCCGTTGCATCCAGACCGCTTCTCCCCGGCCACGATACCATCCGCCAATACCATGACCCCAGGCGGGCAGACTCCACGTCCGGCTTCGGGCACGGGAGCAGGCAGCTCCACGACAGGAAAATCGCTGAATTCAGCCGGCACCAGCGCCAAAACGCCCGGCGCGGGAACCACGGGTTCTACTGGTGCTGGTTCTGCTACAGGTTCTGCTACAGGTTCTGCTACAGGTTCTGCTGGCGCTGCGAGTAAGACGGCCAGCGGCACCGGGACGAAGAGCGTGGGCAAGCCGTCGCAGGCTCCCGCATCAGAAGGTACTGCTACCAGAAAGCCGGGAGCGGTGTCCCCGGAGGGAAGTGCCCCAAAACCTGTGCAACCTAAGCCTGCGCAGCACCGTCCTGAGCAATCGAATCCAGCCAATCCTGCGCAACCCAAGCCAAGGCCCGAGCAAACCAGGCCGCAGACAGCAGCCCCGGACGCAGCAACTCCTCCGGGAGGGAGACTGTAG
- the mreD gene encoding rod shape-determining protein MreD, whose protein sequence is MLMNANSRRDAEVYSFSWLVSVLVPLAALGLQAYLPLHFWRFGIVDLPLIITVYFAVARRNPIAGTLTGAIIGIAQDALTQRPLGINGISKTIIGYLAASIGVRIDVDNHGTRLILNFGAAMLNSAITLLIVHRMLAMEAPWSWVHELIRAVVNALLAVVLFALLDRAKREN, encoded by the coding sequence ATGTTGATGAACGCCAATTCGCGCCGCGACGCCGAGGTCTACTCGTTTTCGTGGCTGGTTTCGGTGCTGGTACCCCTGGCAGCACTCGGGCTCCAGGCCTATCTTCCGCTGCACTTCTGGCGCTTCGGCATCGTGGATCTGCCGCTGATTATCACCGTATATTTCGCGGTAGCGCGGCGTAATCCCATCGCCGGAACGCTGACCGGCGCGATCATTGGGATCGCCCAGGATGCGCTCACGCAGCGGCCGCTCGGCATCAATGGCATTTCCAAGACGATCATCGGCTATCTGGCTGCATCGATTGGGGTTCGCATCGATGTGGACAACCACGGCACGCGCCTGATCCTCAATTTTGGAGCGGCGATGCTGAACAGCGCCATCACCCTGCTGATTGTGCACCGCATGCTGGCCATGGAGGCACCCTGGAGCTGGGTGCACGAGTTGATCCGCGCGGTGGTCAATGCGCTGCTGGCAGTGGTCCTGTTCGCCCTGCTGGATCGCGCCAAACGCGAGAATTGA
- a CDS encoding Rne/Rng family ribonuclease, with amino-acid sequence MSKEICISSTPHETRLAIIENDELAEIYYERENEYTLAGSIYKGRVTRVLPGMQSAFVDVGLERDAFLYVTDFLEEQEDSADFERVGSAHGRREGGRESEGGREGRGREREPRESREPQAREPRESRDQQAREPRENRPPRAARPDQLAEEAAVVTPSPTEGREEEFEQGGTRRWRGRRGRRRGMRGQQPVREAEPSTQEESFDEASETYSIHAAHAEHEAEPFIAEEPRKSTHAPQSSASSAAVFLPGESLSKYGHAPAQEPEIEIEALPSNPVEPARPTPVYTTFKPSTLIETPIEWDGGNLLPGETISRYRNDVPLAPATGATHVEETPAPAEHEAEASATAADVDAHADTNVETPEEIQFEAAEEAQYEAAEEETEAVVGHAAEPTIEAEPVAEIKHPEHHHDSEQRVEPFPEETEPTHASASYRVDPTAPSEFRLVTPAEEKAEVEAPSEAAAEVQHHVDRVHVDRVLGTGELAEHSQEIPVTPAVEPASVEETAAAPVNAEENEAAAEKEQLLNKEQSLEELQDVAEDFEEIEEESGTEDSGTSVGTIQGFAPGRGVIEEEVIDEEEYDFTPLYAHSEEHDLDELEEETIDHSLTDADLGELVRDTHLDTRVNVAFHSDVATEETETEEEHEESDEESEVEAIGEDFDEESEEEAPAADGAPAPSRRSDEGRRGGRGGRHGRRRGNSGGGDRGRRSTAQMTDLPIISDLLKQGQEILVQIAKEPIAKKGARITSHIALPGRFLVFMPTVNHVGVSRKISSDEERQRLKRILISEKGENSGGFIVRTAADGASEEDLRADIRFLISLWAEIKQRSDSAKAPALIYHDLNLVERILRDQVSDNFSSIWVDSEVEYERIVRFLNRFQPSLVRRVKLYTKETPLFEQFGIQDEISKALKSKVWLKSGGSIVINQTEALVAIDINTGKYVGKTARLEDTILKTNLDAIPEIVRQIRLRDLGGIIVIDFIDMDERKNRHRVMQALEEALKADRAPSKVLQFNDFGLVAITRKRVKQSLERTLSVQCTICQGTGMVKSPVTVCNEIYVEMHKMQKTFDHGDVLLRVHPDVVKTLKDHNAKWLTELEEMISKNIIVKSDPSLHPEQFDIH; translated from the coding sequence ATGTCAAAAGAGATATGCATTTCCAGCACGCCCCATGAAACGCGGCTGGCGATTATTGAGAACGATGAGCTCGCAGAGATTTACTACGAGCGCGAAAATGAGTACACCCTAGCCGGCTCCATTTACAAGGGCCGCGTGACCCGCGTGTTGCCGGGCATGCAGTCGGCATTTGTCGACGTAGGTCTGGAGCGCGACGCATTCCTCTACGTCACCGATTTTCTTGAAGAGCAGGAAGACTCTGCCGACTTTGAGCGTGTTGGTTCCGCTCATGGCCGCCGGGAGGGCGGGCGGGAGAGCGAAGGTGGCCGCGAAGGACGTGGCCGCGAGCGCGAACCGCGCGAATCTCGCGAACCGCAAGCCCGAGAACCGCGCGAGTCCCGCGATCAGCAAGCCCGCGAACCGCGAGAGAATCGCCCGCCCCGTGCCGCTCGTCCGGATCAACTGGCGGAAGAGGCTGCGGTTGTCACACCCTCCCCGACAGAGGGCAGGGAAGAAGAGTTTGAGCAGGGCGGAACCCGCCGCTGGCGTGGCCGCCGTGGCCGCCGCCGCGGTATGCGCGGACAGCAACCGGTGCGCGAGGCCGAGCCATCCACACAGGAAGAGAGCTTCGACGAAGCCTCGGAGACGTATTCGATCCACGCGGCCCACGCAGAGCACGAGGCCGAGCCCTTCATCGCCGAGGAGCCGCGCAAATCGACGCATGCGCCGCAATCCTCTGCATCCTCCGCGGCCGTCTTTCTGCCCGGCGAGTCACTCTCGAAGTACGGCCACGCACCCGCCCAGGAGCCGGAGATTGAGATTGAAGCGCTGCCCAGTAATCCTGTTGAGCCTGCGCGGCCGACGCCGGTCTACACGACCTTCAAGCCGTCCACACTGATCGAAACCCCGATCGAGTGGGATGGCGGCAATCTGCTGCCGGGTGAGACGATCTCCCGCTATCGCAATGATGTGCCGCTGGCGCCGGCGACAGGCGCGACCCACGTTGAGGAGACGCCCGCTCCTGCCGAGCACGAGGCAGAGGCTTCCGCGACCGCAGCGGACGTTGATGCGCACGCCGATACGAACGTAGAGACGCCGGAAGAGATTCAGTTCGAGGCTGCGGAAGAAGCGCAATATGAAGCGGCGGAAGAAGAGACTGAGGCGGTTGTGGGCCACGCTGCCGAGCCGACCATAGAAGCTGAACCAGTCGCCGAGATCAAGCATCCCGAACACCATCACGATTCCGAGCAGCGGGTTGAGCCGTTTCCTGAGGAAACCGAACCGACGCATGCCTCAGCGTCGTATCGCGTGGATCCTACCGCGCCGAGCGAGTTCCGCCTCGTGACTCCCGCAGAGGAGAAGGCCGAAGTTGAGGCACCCAGCGAGGCTGCTGCCGAAGTCCAGCACCACGTTGACCGTGTGCATGTGGATCGCGTCCTTGGAACCGGCGAGCTTGCCGAGCATTCGCAGGAGATCCCAGTGACCCCGGCCGTCGAGCCTGCGAGTGTCGAAGAGACCGCCGCTGCGCCCGTGAATGCCGAGGAGAACGAAGCTGCCGCGGAGAAGGAGCAGCTGCTCAACAAGGAACAGTCTCTCGAAGAACTGCAGGATGTAGCCGAAGACTTTGAGGAGATAGAGGAAGAGAGCGGCACGGAAGACAGCGGTACCAGCGTCGGAACGATCCAGGGATTTGCGCCCGGCCGTGGAGTGATTGAAGAAGAGGTTATCGACGAAGAGGAGTACGACTTTACCCCTCTCTATGCGCATAGCGAAGAACACGATCTGGATGAGCTGGAAGAAGAGACCATTGACCATAGCCTGACCGACGCGGACCTTGGCGAGCTGGTTCGTGATACGCATCTCGATACCCGCGTCAACGTTGCGTTCCACTCCGACGTGGCGACCGAAGAGACCGAGACCGAGGAAGAGCATGAGGAGAGCGACGAAGAGTCCGAAGTAGAAGCGATTGGCGAAGACTTCGATGAGGAATCGGAGGAAGAAGCTCCCGCCGCCGACGGTGCTCCCGCTCCCAGCCGCCGCAGCGATGAAGGGCGTCGCGGAGGACGTGGTGGACGCCACGGCCGCCGTCGCGGCAACAGCGGTGGTGGAGATCGTGGACGCAGATCCACGGCGCAGATGACCGATCTGCCGATCATCAGCGACTTATTGAAGCAGGGCCAGGAGATTCTGGTTCAGATCGCGAAGGAGCCCATCGCCAAGAAGGGTGCCCGCATCACCAGTCATATCGCGCTGCCGGGCCGGTTCCTGGTCTTTATGCCGACCGTCAATCACGTCGGGGTCTCGCGTAAGATCTCTTCCGACGAAGAGCGCCAGCGGCTGAAGCGGATTCTGATCAGCGAAAAGGGAGAGAACAGCGGCGGATTCATCGTGCGCACGGCTGCGGATGGAGCCAGCGAAGAAGATCTCCGCGCCGACATCCGTTTCCTAATCAGCCTGTGGGCGGAGATTAAGCAGCGCTCCGACTCAGCCAAGGCACCGGCCCTGATCTATCACGACCTCAACCTTGTCGAGCGCATCCTGCGCGATCAGGTGTCGGATAATTTCTCTTCTATCTGGGTGGATAGCGAAGTGGAATACGAGCGCATCGTGCGCTTCCTCAACCGCTTCCAGCCATCCCTGGTGCGCCGCGTCAAGCTCTATACCAAGGAGACGCCGCTCTTCGAACAGTTTGGCATCCAGGACGAAATCAGCAAGGCGCTGAAGTCTAAGGTATGGCTCAAGTCGGGTGGTTCGATCGTCATCAACCAGACCGAGGCGCTTGTCGCAATTGACATCAACACCGGCAAGTATGTGGGCAAGACGGCGCGGCTTGAGGATACGATTCTCAAGACCAACCTGGACGCGATTCCAGAGATCGTGCGACAGATTCGTCTCCGCGATCTCGGCGGCATCATCGTCATCGACTTCATCGACATGGATGAGCGCAAGAATCGCCATCGCGTGATGCAGGCACTGGAAGAGGCGTTGAAGGCGGATCGTGCGCCGTCGAAGGTTCTCCAGTTCAACGATTTCGGATTGGTCGCCATCACCCGCAAGCGCGTCAAGCAGTCGCTGGAGCGCACCTTGAGCGTGCAGTGCACCATCTGCCAGGGAACGGGAATGGTGAAGAGCCCGGTCACAGTCTGCAACGAGATCTACGTTGAGATGCACAAGATGCAGAAGACTTTCGATCACGGAGATGTTCTGCTGCGTGTGCATCCTGATGTGGTGAAGACGTTGAAGGATCACAATGCAAAATGGCTGACCGAGCTTGAAGAGATGATCAGCAAGAACATCATCGTGAAGAGCGATCCAAGTCTGCATCCGGAGCAGTTCGACATCCACTAA
- the rodA gene encoding rod shape-determining protein RodA — protein sequence MRRFLSFRDFDWVLLGLVLLLSVISVAEIYSATLHTKFVGFDKTQVIWLLGGLVGMFALSLVNYHRLIDYVHYAYGVSIVALLAVMVVGTKVLGARRWIKLPGGVHFQPSEWVKLILIVAVARYFTNLAGRDLTWGDIFKAFALVGLPMLMVLKQPDLGTALTYTPILLCGLFLGGIRWKQAAILALAGAVAIGGAWYSGKVLKPYQKARLTSFVNPDNDPRGSGYQIRQSLIAVGSGGIWGKGATKGTQTQGDFLPIPYTDFIFAAFCEEHGFVGAVSVLLLYFFILMRLIQNAQTAADLSGTFLVMGVVAVLIFQIAVNVGMVVGLMPVTGIPLPLMSYGGSSVLFTFLALGMVMNVRMNRFVN from the coding sequence ATGCGGCGATTTCTCTCATTTCGTGACTTCGACTGGGTACTTCTAGGCCTGGTACTCCTGCTGTCGGTCATCAGCGTAGCGGAGATCTACTCTGCTACGCTGCACACCAAGTTCGTGGGTTTTGACAAGACGCAGGTGATCTGGCTGCTGGGCGGACTCGTAGGCATGTTCGCACTGAGCCTGGTCAACTATCACCGGCTGATCGACTACGTACACTACGCCTATGGTGTGTCGATTGTTGCGCTGCTCGCTGTGATGGTGGTGGGCACCAAGGTACTGGGAGCGCGGCGCTGGATCAAGCTGCCGGGAGGCGTTCATTTTCAGCCGTCGGAGTGGGTCAAGCTCATCCTGATTGTTGCCGTGGCGCGCTACTTCACCAATCTGGCCGGAAGAGATTTGACCTGGGGCGACATCTTCAAGGCTTTTGCACTGGTGGGTCTACCCATGCTCATGGTGCTGAAACAGCCTGATCTGGGAACCGCTCTCACCTATACCCCCATCCTGCTGTGTGGACTGTTCCTCGGTGGAATCCGCTGGAAACAGGCGGCCATTCTCGCGTTGGCCGGAGCTGTAGCTATTGGCGGCGCCTGGTATAGCGGCAAGGTCCTCAAGCCTTACCAGAAGGCACGGTTGACCAGCTTTGTGAATCCGGACAACGATCCCAGAGGCAGCGGATACCAGATTCGCCAATCCCTGATCGCTGTAGGTTCGGGAGGCATCTGGGGCAAGGGAGCTACCAAGGGGACGCAAACTCAGGGTGACTTTTTGCCGATTCCGTACACAGACTTCATCTTCGCGGCGTTTTGCGAGGAGCATGGCTTTGTGGGCGCGGTCTCGGTGCTACTGCTATACTTCTTCATATTGATGCGTTTGATACAAAACGCTCAAACAGCTGCCGATCTCTCCGGAACGTTCCTGGTCATGGGCGTTGTGGCCGTGCTGATCTTTCAGATCGCGGTCAATGTAGGGATGGTGGTCGGATTGATGCCTGTAACCGGAATCCCATTGCCGCTTATGAGTTACGGCGGGTCTTCGGTTCTGTTTACGTTTCTGGCTCTCGGAATGGTAATGAACGTCCGCATGAACCGCTTCGTGAACTAG
- the mrdA gene encoding penicillin-binding protein 2, with the protein MKLAVAQYVIVAILLVLISGLWRLQVLGAQNYRALAEQNRIRKVPILAPRGRLFDRDGRVLVDNYPSVSCFLVREQGRDLTPDLPLIARGLHMDVDQLQGILKHYRAAPIYQPLPLKQDLSPDEQAFLEAHRNELPELETIDEQRRLYPRDNFAAHLVGYVGEVSEDMLNDPKYAYYMPGDVVGKSGVEETYDQLLRGRDGSRDVIVDSHGREVGRLGKEPAVGGQNLKLTIDIDVQRAAELALGERNGAVVAMDPRTGEILAMVSHPAFDPNAFAIRIHRDEWSRLVTDPNHPLLNKAIQGQLAPGSTFKIIMATAGLQEGIAQTLHVNCGGGATFYGRYFQCWQKHGHGSTDITKAIWQSCDVFFYTLAEKLGIGKIAYWSHQLGLGQKTGIDLPNEVPGVMPSEEWKLKNFHEKWYAGETISVGIGQGAIATTPIQMARAIGGIASGGVLRRPHVVNEDQVPAEYRQALLESFPGSGDQRIPLDPSNWETITDAMAMVMGPGGTAASGHLEGIDFAGKTGSAQVIGHQSKGKVGVSKKDNAWFVGVAPRRNPEIVVCVLFEGGEHGTLAGRLAAQVVLAYVDKQRKRDNNLEEAKQPPAPVEVGAIWTEPPADTANSASLRGGHFFVTPGQRSAGQGDAGQGNRGQGNTNTGKPSAVAAAAHPSVAAVRLP; encoded by the coding sequence ATGAAGCTGGCCGTCGCGCAATACGTGATCGTGGCGATTCTGCTGGTGCTGATTTCCGGTTTGTGGAGATTACAGGTCCTGGGGGCGCAGAATTATCGTGCCCTGGCGGAGCAGAACCGCATACGGAAAGTTCCAATTCTCGCGCCCCGCGGCAGGCTCTTCGATCGCGATGGCCGCGTACTGGTAGACAACTATCCCTCGGTTTCGTGCTTTCTGGTGCGGGAGCAGGGTCGCGACCTGACGCCGGATCTGCCCTTGATCGCACGCGGCCTGCATATGGATGTGGATCAGCTCCAGGGCATTCTCAAGCATTACCGCGCCGCGCCTATTTATCAGCCATTGCCGCTGAAGCAGGATCTCTCACCGGATGAGCAGGCGTTCCTCGAGGCCCATCGCAACGAGTTGCCGGAACTGGAGACGATCGACGAACAGCGTCGGCTCTACCCCCGCGACAACTTTGCCGCGCATCTCGTCGGCTACGTCGGCGAGGTTAGCGAGGATATGCTCAACGATCCCAAGTATGCCTACTACATGCCGGGAGACGTGGTGGGCAAATCCGGTGTGGAGGAGACTTACGACCAGCTTCTGCGGGGGCGGGACGGCTCTCGCGATGTGATCGTGGACAGCCACGGCCGCGAGGTAGGGCGGCTTGGCAAGGAGCCGGCGGTTGGCGGCCAGAATCTGAAGCTCACCATAGACATCGATGTGCAGCGAGCCGCCGAGCTGGCACTCGGCGAGCGTAACGGCGCCGTCGTTGCCATGGATCCGCGCACCGGGGAGATTCTGGCGATGGTCAGCCACCCGGCCTTCGATCCCAATGCCTTCGCCATCCGCATTCATCGGGATGAGTGGAGCAGGCTGGTTACCGATCCGAATCACCCGCTGCTCAACAAAGCGATCCAGGGGCAACTGGCGCCGGGTTCAACGTTCAAGATCATCATGGCGACGGCCGGACTGCAGGAGGGAATCGCTCAGACGCTGCACGTCAACTGCGGCGGCGGCGCGACGTTCTATGGGCGCTACTTCCAGTGCTGGCAGAAGCATGGGCATGGCTCGACCGATATCACCAAGGCCATCTGGCAATCCTGCGACGTCTTTTTCTACACTCTCGCGGAGAAGCTGGGAATCGGCAAGATTGCCTATTGGTCCCACCAACTCGGCCTGGGGCAGAAAACGGGTATCGATCTGCCGAATGAAGTTCCCGGCGTCATGCCTTCGGAAGAGTGGAAGCTGAAGAATTTCCATGAGAAGTGGTACGCCGGAGAGACCATTTCCGTGGGCATCGGACAGGGTGCGATTGCAACTACGCCGATCCAGATGGCGCGCGCCATCGGCGGAATCGCCTCCGGCGGCGTTCTGCGGCGTCCCCACGTGGTGAACGAGGATCAGGTTCCGGCGGAATATCGCCAGGCGTTGCTTGAGTCGTTTCCGGGCTCAGGCGACCAGCGAATTCCCCTTGACCCGTCGAACTGGGAGACGATCACCGACGCCATGGCAATGGTGATGGGACCGGGAGGAACCGCCGCCAGCGGTCACCTGGAGGGCATCGATTTCGCCGGAAAGACGGGCAGCGCACAGGTCATCGGTCATCAGTCCAAGGGGAAAGTCGGCGTCAGCAAGAAAGATAATGCGTGGTTTGTCGGCGTGGCTCCCAGGCGCAATCCCGAGATTGTGGTCTGCGTCCTGTTCGAGGGCGGCGAGCACGGTACTCTGGCAGGCAGGTTGGCTGCCCAGGTAGTGCTGGCCTACGTAGATAAGCAGCGCAAACGCGACAACAACCTGGAGGAGGCGAAGCAGCCTCCAGCCCCGGTCGAGGTGGGAGCGATATGGACGGAGCCGCCCGCGGACACGGCCAATTCGGCCTCTCTGCGAGGTGGGCACTTCTTCGTGACCCCGGGCCAGCGATCTGCGGGGCAGGGAGACGCAGGACAGGGGAACAGGGGCCAGGGAAATACGAATACAGGCAAGCCCTCTGCCGTTGCGGCTGCCGCACATCCATCGGTAGCAGCGGTGCGGTTGCCTTAG